One window from the genome of Candidatus Manganitrophaceae bacterium encodes:
- a CDS encoding DUF58 domain-containing protein: protein MVSRLTLFNYFPRTLRPTREGGYFLILTLGIGVAAVNTGNNLLYLLVAFMLSLIIVSGLLSEQSLRKLALSAIHPAATAVGMPVSIWVQLRNEKKRLPSFSLRIDPVPAPEVSDRIYLSEGARFGCIAPRSAESQPLRITFSKRGCYRLEGVTLSTTFPFGFFIKTAARREPMALWVYPRLRPIASPVRPASFGIASAFSSHQTGQGAAFHQFRAYQQGDDCRLIHWKLSARQGRWILKERERDARGVDVLLLLNNVAPPAHAEGWEDRFERGVETIASLAAEMIRTGMTVSVQTADQEIEAGAGPAHLDRMLRVFSLIQPLPLGTAPLRTVDPDGRPVVFIQWHPESRGLEIPSEATVIDSEEERSNDVH from the coding sequence ATGGTTTCCCGACTCACCCTGTTCAACTATTTTCCCCGCACCCTCCGTCCGACCAGAGAGGGAGGGTATTTCCTCATTCTGACCCTGGGGATCGGGGTTGCGGCCGTCAACACCGGCAACAATCTTCTCTACCTCTTGGTCGCCTTCATGCTCAGCCTCATCATCGTTTCCGGCCTCCTCTCCGAGCAATCGCTTCGAAAGCTCGCCCTCTCCGCGATTCACCCCGCAGCGACCGCAGTCGGAATGCCGGTGTCGATCTGGGTGCAACTTCGAAACGAAAAAAAACGCCTCCCCTCCTTCTCGCTTCGGATCGATCCGGTGCCGGCGCCTGAAGTGTCGGACCGCATCTACCTGTCGGAGGGGGCGCGCTTCGGGTGCATCGCCCCCCGGTCGGCCGAATCGCAGCCGTTGCGGATCACCTTTTCGAAGCGGGGCTGTTATCGATTGGAGGGGGTGACCCTTTCGACCACCTTTCCGTTTGGGTTTTTCATCAAAACCGCGGCGAGACGCGAGCCGATGGCGCTCTGGGTCTATCCAAGGCTTCGTCCGATCGCATCCCCGGTCCGGCCCGCTTCCTTCGGGATCGCATCCGCTTTCTCCTCTCACCAGACCGGGCAGGGAGCGGCATTTCATCAATTCCGAGCGTACCAACAGGGAGACGATTGCCGGTTAATCCACTGGAAGCTGTCGGCCCGGCAAGGTCGATGGATCCTCAAAGAGCGGGAGCGCGACGCGCGCGGCGTCGACGTGTTGCTGCTGTTGAACAACGTCGCGCCCCCCGCGCACGCCGAAGGATGGGAGGATCGTTTTGAGCGAGGGGTCGAGACGATCGCCTCGCTGGCAGCGGAGATGATCCGGACCGGGATGACGGTATCGGTGCAGACCGCCGATCAGGAAATCGAGGCGGGAGCGGGGCCGGCCCATCTCGATCGGATGCTCCGGGTTTTTTCTTTGATCCAACCGCTTCCGCTCGGGACCGCTCCGCTCCGGACGGTTGATCCTGACGGGAGGCCGGTCGTCTTCATCCAATGGCACCCGGAGTCGCGCGGGCTGGAGATTCCTTCCGAAGCGACGGTCATCGATTCCGAAGAAGAGAGGAGCAATGACGTTCACTAA
- a CDS encoding DUF3488 domain-containing protein, which produces MTFTKGAKFLSHLTALASFSALITNDQFAWTWSVAGLGLILASLYFVVTERPTALSSFFWRGASVLFCLIFLVDLRFSGALLAACMHFLVYLMAYRLFHLEKAKDHLQLYLICFLQLLAAAGAGSGFGYAPSFIVSSALLIWGLVVQHLKREEESRGPANSARSFRSVIPLHFMMSIHLLSVGVLLPTLLIFFLLPRMGVGFFQREQTASQKISGFSEKVDLGSMGPVKRDFTRVMRVLPVEKEKEAPLYLRGMSFDAYDGRTWRNTLSRKASVRRSFDRTFEISSGEIGSDRIGSGPPTGKSLRRTILLEPLESTVLFTVGSPVTVRGGFLSLLVDLSGTLYLSSSPLQRTEYEVTATSALSSEADQSARQIDYPPDIRDHYLSTPVQPRLAILAHTIADPFPTVYEKAQAIARHLRTEYAYSLDVSPSTRPPLEEFLFFQKRGYCEYYASAMVMMLRSVGIASRLVTGFLPGEWNEFGKYYLVRQSDAHAWVEIYFPEGRWLTFDPTPSGDPAEGAPSVGAYLDWMRLKAGAVSAYVDWMRFKWDRYIIRYSLRDQFALLEGTRNQVDRLSDRISELIVTLRRWVSRFPFRLSLAGAATIGVMLFFYRSARWKRLRSTPSKQRATLLYERMLRLLAKRGFKKRQEQTPMEFVEMIAQNGERSIDAIRRLTQLYYGARFGGQAFSLDEVRQAEYLFSEIKAGR; this is translated from the coding sequence ATGACGTTCACTAAAGGGGCAAAGTTCCTGAGCCATCTGACGGCGCTTGCTTCCTTTTCGGCGCTGATCACCAACGATCAATTCGCCTGGACCTGGAGCGTCGCGGGGCTCGGCCTGATCCTCGCCTCGCTCTACTTCGTCGTGACCGAACGCCCGACGGCGCTCTCTTCGTTCTTCTGGCGCGGGGCGTCGGTCCTCTTTTGTCTCATCTTTTTGGTCGATCTCCGCTTCTCTGGCGCCCTCCTGGCGGCCTGCATGCATTTCCTCGTCTACCTCATGGCTTACCGTCTTTTCCACCTTGAAAAAGCGAAAGACCACCTGCAACTTTATCTGATCTGTTTTTTGCAGCTCCTCGCCGCCGCCGGCGCGGGGAGCGGGTTTGGATATGCCCCCTCGTTCATCGTCTCTTCCGCGCTGTTGATCTGGGGACTGGTGGTTCAACATCTGAAGCGGGAGGAAGAATCGCGCGGTCCGGCGAATTCGGCGCGCTCGTTTAGATCGGTCATCCCCCTGCATTTCATGATGTCGATCCATCTCCTCTCCGTTGGGGTGCTCTTGCCGACGCTGCTGATTTTTTTTCTCCTTCCCCGGATGGGGGTCGGTTTTTTTCAGCGGGAGCAGACCGCCTCTCAGAAGATCTCGGGATTTTCCGAGAAGGTCGATCTCGGATCGATGGGCCCGGTGAAACGGGATTTTACCCGGGTGATGCGGGTCCTCCCCGTCGAAAAGGAAAAGGAGGCGCCGCTTTACCTCCGTGGGATGTCGTTCGATGCGTATGATGGGCGAACCTGGAGAAACACCCTGTCGCGGAAGGCCTCTGTCCGGAGGTCGTTTGATCGGACCTTTGAAATCAGTTCGGGTGAAATCGGCTCGGACCGGATCGGTTCCGGCCCGCCGACAGGAAAATCCCTTCGGCGAACCATCCTTCTGGAACCGTTGGAGAGCACTGTCCTGTTTACGGTCGGATCGCCGGTGACGGTTCGGGGCGGATTTCTTTCTCTGCTGGTCGATTTATCGGGGACCCTCTACCTCTCCTCCTCTCCGCTCCAGCGGACCGAATATGAGGTCACGGCGACCTCCGCGCTTTCTTCCGAAGCCGATCAGTCGGCCCGGCAGATTGACTATCCCCCCGACATCCGAGACCACTATCTCTCCACCCCGGTTCAGCCCCGTCTGGCCATCCTGGCCCATACGATCGCCGATCCCTTTCCAACGGTCTACGAGAAGGCGCAAGCGATCGCGCGTCACCTCCGAACGGAGTATGCCTACAGTTTGGACGTCAGCCCTTCGACCCGCCCGCCGCTCGAAGAGTTTCTCTTTTTCCAAAAGCGCGGCTACTGTGAATACTATGCCTCGGCGATGGTGATGATGCTCCGGAGCGTCGGGATCGCTTCCCGATTGGTAACCGGCTTTCTCCCCGGAGAGTGGAACGAATTCGGAAAATATTACCTCGTCCGGCAGAGCGATGCCCATGCCTGGGTGGAGATCTACTTTCCGGAGGGGCGATGGCTGACCTTCGATCCGACGCCGTCCGGCGACCCGGCGGAGGGGGCCCCCTCGGTGGGGGCCTATCTTGATTGGATGCGGCTGAAGGCCGGCGCCGTCTCGGCCTATGTCGATTGGATGCGGTTTAAATGGGACCGGTATATCATCCGTTATTCGCTTCGGGACCAGTTTGCGCTGCTGGAAGGAACCCGAAATCAGGTCGATCGTCTTTCGGATCGGATCAGTGAATTGATCGTTACCTTGAGGCGATGGGTGAGCCGGTTTCCGTTCCGTCTCTCCTTGGCGGGGGCCGCCACGATCGGCGTGATGCTGTTCTTCTATCGATCGGCCAGATGGAAACGCCTCCGCAGCACCCCCTCCAAACAGAGGGCGACGCTGCTCTATGAGCGGATGCTGCGTCTGTTGGCCAAACGGGGCTTCAAGAAGCGACAGGAGCAGACCCCGATGGAGTTTGTCGAAATGATCGCCCAAAACGGGGAGCGGTCGATCGATGCGATCAGGCGCTTGACCCAGCTCTATTATGGGGCCCGTTTCGGGGGGCAGGCCTTCTCCTTGGACGAGGTCCGACAGGCCGAGTACCTTTTCTCCGAGATCAAAGCCGGACGTTAA
- a CDS encoding MFS transporter, translated as MSDPSGHNTESPLEAPLSPDRSTFAEAWAPLRRPLFRALWMATLFSNIGTWMQNVAAAWLMTSLSHSTLMIALVQTATSLPVFLLVLPAGALADIVNRRGLILFTQGWMLAMAALLGLFTLTGQASPATLLLFTFLIGAGAALNAPAWQAILPELVPRNELPAAISLNSTGFNIARAIGPALGGLVVAASGPGVVFLLNAATFLGVVVVVYRWRRPLRKSPFPPEQIFEAIRTGIRYVRYAPPLQWVLVRTGLFMLGASALWALLPLIAQRRLGLGSLGYGLLLGSLGAGAVMGAVFLQEIRRRVPIDQLMTAATLLFALVTGLFALSRSFPLSVIVMTFGGIAWMVEMSSLTVLAQTLSPSWVLARSLAVFLLVLQGGMMLGSLLWGSVAQHVGIPTTLLLAAGSLLLSWLFTVRKQPPNSAGLDLTPSLHWAEPVLVGKALPEQGPVLVTVEYRIDPEQAKKFTEVMLELAQVRRRDGGMRWALYRDTADPGRYFETFLVASWAEHLRQHARVTISDREVEERVQAFHIGAIPPTVSHFIDAYEMMESEP; from the coding sequence ATGAGTGATCCTTCCGGCCACAACACAGAATCTCCCCTTGAAGCGCCTCTCTCTCCCGATCGATCGACCTTCGCCGAAGCATGGGCGCCGCTTCGCCGACCGCTCTTTCGTGCGCTCTGGATGGCGACCCTTTTTTCAAACATCGGCACCTGGATGCAGAATGTCGCCGCCGCCTGGCTGATGACGTCGCTCTCCCATTCCACCCTCATGATCGCACTGGTTCAAACGGCGACCAGCCTCCCTGTCTTTCTTCTGGTTCTTCCGGCGGGGGCGCTGGCCGATATCGTCAATCGGCGCGGACTGATTCTCTTTACTCAGGGATGGATGTTGGCGATGGCGGCGCTCCTTGGGCTCTTCACCCTGACCGGACAGGCCTCCCCGGCAACCCTTCTCCTCTTTACTTTTCTCATCGGCGCCGGCGCGGCACTCAATGCGCCCGCCTGGCAGGCGATCTTGCCCGAGCTGGTACCGCGGAACGAGCTGCCGGCGGCGATCTCCCTGAACAGCACCGGATTCAATATCGCCCGAGCCATCGGTCCGGCCCTCGGCGGACTGGTTGTCGCAGCCAGCGGACCGGGGGTCGTTTTCTTGCTCAACGCGGCAACCTTCCTCGGCGTGGTGGTGGTCGTCTACCGCTGGCGCCGCCCTCTCCGGAAGAGCCCGTTTCCACCCGAGCAGATCTTCGAGGCGATCCGGACCGGAATCCGTTATGTCCGCTATGCGCCCCCCCTTCAGTGGGTGCTTGTCCGAACCGGCCTTTTTATGTTGGGGGCGAGCGCCCTCTGGGCGCTTCTTCCCCTCATCGCACAACGTCGACTCGGCCTCGGCTCTTTGGGTTATGGACTCCTTCTCGGCAGCCTCGGCGCAGGGGCCGTGATGGGAGCGGTCTTTCTCCAGGAGATCCGAAGACGGGTTCCGATCGACCAACTGATGACCGCCGCAACCCTTCTGTTTGCGCTGGTCACGGGGCTCTTCGCACTCTCCCGCTCTTTTCCCTTGTCAGTCATCGTGATGACGTTCGGCGGCATCGCCTGGATGGTGGAGATGTCGAGCCTCACGGTCTTGGCGCAGACCCTCTCCCCTTCCTGGGTGCTCGCCCGTTCGTTGGCCGTCTTTCTCCTCGTCCTCCAGGGGGGAATGATGTTGGGGAGCCTCCTTTGGGGAAGTGTCGCGCAGCATGTCGGCATCCCGACCACCCTGCTCCTGGCCGCAGGCAGCCTTCTCCTCAGCTGGCTGTTCACTGTACGGAAACAGCCGCCGAACAGTGCGGGGCTCGATCTGACCCCTTCTTTACATTGGGCCGAACCGGTTTTAGTCGGAAAGGCGCTGCCGGAGCAGGGACCGGTTTTGGTGACGGTCGAATACCGGATTGACCCGGAACAGGCCAAGAAATTTACAGAGGTGATGCTGGAGCTGGCGCAGGTTCGACGGCGCGACGGCGGGATGCGATGGGCCCTCTACCGCGACACCGCCGATCCGGGTCGGTACTTTGAGACCTTTCTCGTCGCCTCTTGGGCGGAACATCTCCGGCAACACGCGCGGGTAACGATCTCCGACCGAGAGGTGGAGGAGCGGGTTCAAGCCTTCCACATCGGCGCGATCCCTCCGACCGTCTCTCATTTTATTGACGCCTATGAAATGATGGAGTCAGAACCGTAG
- a CDS encoding MoxR family ATPase, translating to MESRDQVQALRQNIEQAIKGKPEAVKMAVVTLLSRGHLLIEDVPGVGKTTLAASLARSIDCAFKRIQFTSDLLPSDILGVPIFDPKKNVFEFRPGPIFTHILLADEINRTTPKTQSALLEAMNDGQVTVENQTYSLPDPFMVIATQNPSDHQGTYPLPESQLDRFTMRIRLGYPEASDERAILLRAAAPAEVLKPVLTRDQLILLQKEVEEVTLEESLIDYLLAIVQATRRLRDLSLGVSTRGALFLQRAARALAFVEGRAYCFPDDIKRLVPLVFSHRILLKGVSPRQEADAVMMQILGTIPVPL from the coding sequence ATGGAATCGCGCGATCAAGTTCAAGCCCTGCGGCAGAATATCGAACAGGCGATTAAGGGAAAGCCGGAAGCGGTCAAGATGGCGGTGGTGACCTTGCTGAGCCGCGGACACCTCTTGATCGAGGATGTTCCCGGCGTCGGCAAAACGACGCTGGCGGCGAGCCTCGCCCGTTCGATTGATTGCGCCTTCAAGCGCATCCAGTTCACCAGCGATCTCCTTCCGAGCGACATCCTCGGCGTGCCGATTTTCGACCCGAAGAAAAATGTATTCGAATTCCGGCCCGGGCCGATTTTTACCCACATCCTGCTCGCCGACGAGATCAATCGGACGACCCCCAAAACGCAAAGCGCCCTTCTGGAAGCGATGAACGACGGACAGGTGACGGTGGAAAACCAGACCTATTCGCTTCCCGATCCGTTCATGGTGATCGCGACGCAAAATCCATCGGATCATCAGGGGACCTATCCCCTTCCGGAATCTCAGCTCGATCGGTTCACCATGCGCATCCGCCTCGGCTATCCTGAGGCGTCGGACGAAAGAGCGATTTTGTTGCGGGCGGCCGCCCCGGCCGAAGTCCTAAAGCCGGTGTTGACCCGGGATCAGTTAATCTTGCTCCAAAAAGAGGTAGAGGAGGTCACCCTGGAAGAGAGCCTCATCGATTATCTCCTGGCGATCGTTCAGGCGACGCGGCGGCTTCGGGACCTCTCTCTCGGGGTCAGCACCCGGGGGGCGCTCTTCCTCCAAAGGGCGGCGCGGGCCCTTGCTTTTGTGGAGGGGCGCGCCTATTGCTTCCCCGACGATATCAAGCGGCTGGTTCCGTTGGTCTTCAGCCACCGCATTCTCTTGAAGGGGGTCTCTCCCCGGCAAGAGGCCGATGCGGTGATGATGCAGATCCTCGGGACGATTCCGGTTCCTCTCTGA